From the Phoenix dactylifera cultivar Barhee BC4 chromosome 10, palm_55x_up_171113_PBpolish2nd_filt_p, whole genome shotgun sequence genome, one window contains:
- the LOC103714760 gene encoding inactive LRR receptor-like serine/threonine-protein kinase BIR2, with translation MAIPRRRAISFLPLLLLPLLLVLSVATDEDDVRCLRGVQQALSAPDGGLNWNFSNKTVGFVCNFVGVSCWNPQENRVIALSLPSMSLSGTIPSALQYCRAATTLDLSSNSLSGLIPSDLCDWLPFLVTLDLSSNSLSGPVPPELSKCRFLNALLLSSNSFSGPIPASLSQLNRLKKLDLSSNQLSGPIPNQLSSFDSSSFANNPSLCGHPVSSGCGRRLTRTSLIIIIAAGVFGAAVSLILAFAIWRWCFSGTPSSRRKKSDGRDAERLDGSRWWAERLRSSHNRLVPVSLFQKPIVKVKLADLMAATADFHPDHIVTAGSGRTGTSYEAVLPDGSALTVKRLHGCILPEKLFRVEMGRIGQLRHPNLVPLLGFCVVEDERLLVYKHMSNGALSVALRSAGEEIDWPARLRIGVGAARGLAWLHHGFQVPFLHQSMSSSAVLLDEDYEARITDFGLTRLVRPSSGDGHNTSPFMNGDFGEFGYAAPEYSTNPLATTKGDVYGFGLVLLELATGQRPTEITSNAAGEGFKGSLVDWVNQLAAAGRIADAIDKSIRGRGHDGEIVQFLKVALGCVVAQPNERSSMYQVYQSLKAIGEDHDLSEQFDEFPLVYGKDDPDTM, from the coding sequence ATGGCGATCCCTCGCCGCCGGGCCATCTCTTTCCTcccgctcctcctcctcccgctCCTCCTCGTCCTCTCCGTCGCCACCGACGAGGACGACGTCCGCTGCCTCCGGGGAGTGCAGCAGGCCTTGTCGGCTCCCGACGGCGGGCTCAACTGGAACTTCTCCAACAAGACGGTGGGCTTCGTGTGCAACTTCGTCGGCGTCTCGTGCTGGAATCCGCAGGAGAATCGCGTCATCGCGCTCAGCCTCCCATCCATGTCCCTCTCCGGCACCATCCCCTCCGCTCTTCAGTACTGCCGCGCCGCCACCACCCTCGACCTCTCCTCCAACTCCCTCTCCGGTCTCATCCCCTCCGACCTCTGCGACTGGCTCCCCTTCCTCGTCACCCTCGACCTCTCCTCCAACTCCCTCTCCGGCCCCGTCCCTCCCGAACTATCCAAGTGCCGGTTCCtcaacgccctcctcctctcctccaatTCCTTCTCCGGCCCCATCCCCGCGTCTCTCTCCCAGCTCAACCGCCTCAAGAAGCTCGATCTCTCCAGCAACCAGCTCTCCGGCCCCATCCCCAACCAGCTCTCCTCCTTCGATTCCTCCTCCTTCGCCAACAACCCCTCCCTCTGCGGCCACCCCGTCTCATCCGGCTGCGGCCGCCGCCTCACCCGCACGAGCCTCATCATAATCATCGCCGCCGGCGTCTTCGGCGCCGCCGTCTCCTTGATCCTCGCCTTTGCCATCTGGCGCTGGTGCTTCTCCGGCACGCCCTCCTCGAGGAGGAAAAAGAGTGACGGTCGTGATGCGGAGAGGCTTGATGGGAGCCGGTGGTGGGCGGAGCGGCTGCGGAGCTCGCACAACCGGCTGGTGCCGGTCTCGCTGTTCCAGAAGCCGATCGTGAAGGTCAAGCTGGCGGATCTGATGGCGGCGACGGCGGATTTCCACCCGGATCACATCGTCACCGCTGGGAGCGGCCGGACGGGGACCTCTTACGAAGCGGTGCTCCCCGACGGCTCGGCGCTGACGGTGAAGCGGCTCCATGGCTGTATCCTGCCGGAGAAGCTGTTCCGGGTGGAGATGGGCCGGATCGGACAGCTCCGGCACCCCAATCTGGTGCCCCTTCTTGGATTCTGCGTTGTGGAGGACGAAAGGCTTCTTGTCTACAAGCACATGTCTAACGGTGCCTTGTCGGTGGCTCTCCGGTCGGCCGGCGAGGAGATCGACTGGCCGGCGAGGCTCAGGATCGGGGTCGGAGCTGCCCGGGGTCTTGCCTGGCTTCATCATGGATTCCAGGTCCCCTTCCTCCACCAGAGCATGAGCTCCAGTGCTGTGCTtcttgatgaggattatgaggcCAGGATCACCGATTTTGGGTTGACGAGGCTTGTCAGGCCGTCATCCGGCGACGGCCACAACACGAGCCCCTTCATGAATGGGGATTTCGGGGAGTTCGGGTATGCGGCGCCGGAGTATTCCACCAATCCTCTGGCCACCACCAAGGGGGATGTGTATGGGTTTGGGCTTGTTCTACTGGAGCTCGCCACTGGGCAGAGGCCGACGGAGATCACCAGCAATGCGGCCGGGGAAGGGTTCAAGGGGAGCTTGGTGGATTGGGTTAATCAGCTCGCTGCTGCCGGTCGAATTGCCGATGCCATCGATAAATCAATCCGCGGGAGGGGACATGACGGTGAGATCGTGCAGTTCTTGAAGGTTGCTCTCGGGTGCGTCGTTGCCCAGCCCAACGAGAGGTCTTCCATGTATCAGGTGTACCAGTCTCTGAAGGCCATCGGAGAGGACCATGATCTCTCGGAGCAGTTTGACGAATTCCCTCTTGTTTATGGCAAGGACGATCCGGATACTATGtag